Proteins encoded together in one Methanobrevibacter millerae window:
- a CDS encoding RNA ligase family protein codes for MIIDGKRSLAHVEKISWVKEIEGADNIELIGVLGWNCISKIGEFEKGDFCVYIEIDSKVPEKEWSEFLRRKHFKIKTMRLSRFNVISQGIALPLDIFDVEIPKKEGTDVTELLEIKYSNPKDAKRKGEGLNKYEAMALRNKELFEKSWVKWLMNRDWGKKLLFFLLGDDRKDKSKRFPNKFDHISKTDQERCENMPDVLQDKTPFVRTQKCDGSSATYILEVTNTHPLKKDYEFYVCSRNLRVFREDDPLVDNDNPYWELADKLDIERKLRDYLEKHKGCKYVCWQGEICGPKIQGNPHKLTQNHLFCFHMIDSNGMFDIREAKKIWDEYGIESVPIDDEEYVLPDDFEEFKLSADGYYDSDVCEGHEKCAMEGWVYYKTTDPKFSFKNISCKYLIKRGE; via the coding sequence TTGATAATTGATGGAAAGCGTTCCCTTGCCCACGTTGAAAAAATATCCTGGGTTAAAGAAATTGAAGGGGCGGATAACATAGAACTTATTGGGGTTCTGGGATGGAATTGTATCTCAAAAATCGGCGAATTTGAAAAAGGGGATTTTTGCGTATACATTGAAATAGATTCAAAGGTTCCCGAAAAGGAGTGGTCTGAGTTTTTAAGACGCAAACACTTCAAAATCAAGACCATGAGACTTTCCAGGTTCAATGTTATCTCTCAGGGCATAGCACTTCCTCTGGATATTTTCGATGTCGAAATTCCAAAAAAGGAAGGCACGGATGTAACCGAATTGCTTGAGATTAAATACTCAAACCCTAAGGACGCTAAACGCAAAGGCGAAGGTCTAAACAAGTACGAAGCCATGGCGCTGCGCAACAAGGAACTGTTTGAAAAATCCTGGGTGAAATGGTTAATGAATAGAGATTGGGGTAAAAAACTGTTATTTTTCCTTTTAGGTGATGACAGGAAAGATAAAAGTAAGCGTTTTCCAAATAAATTTGATCATATTTCCAAGACTGACCAGGAACGCTGCGAAAACATGCCGGACGTATTGCAGGACAAGACCCCGTTTGTCCGTACGCAGAAATGTGACGGATCTTCCGCCACATACATTCTGGAAGTGACCAATACACATCCATTAAAAAAGGACTATGAATTCTACGTCTGCTCCCGCAATCTGCGCGTATTCAGGGAAGATGACCCTTTAGTTGATAATGACAATCCATACTGGGAACTGGCGGATAAGCTTGACATTGAAAGAAAACTCAGAGATTATCTGGAAAAGCACAAAGGCTGCAAGTATGTCTGCTGGCAAGGCGAGATTTGCGGTCCGAAAATTCAAGGAAATCCGCATAAGTTAACGCAAAATCATCTTTTCTGTTTCCACATGATCGACAGTAATGGAATGTTCGACATTCGCGAAGCTAAAAAGATCTGGGATGAATACGGAATTGAAAGTGTTCCGATTGATGATGAGGAATACGTTCTTCCGGATGATTTCGAAGAGTTCAAGCTAAGCGCTGACGGATACTACGATTCCGATGTATGTGAAGGTCATGAAAAATGTGCTATGGAAGGTTGGGTATACTACAAAACAACTGATCCTAAGTTCAGTTTTAAAAATATTTCCTGCAAGTACCTAATTAAAAGAGGGGAATAG
- the thiC gene encoding phosphomethylpyrimidine synthase, whose protein sequence is MTQISDAKKGILTDEMKHVAEIENVSEDFILKSVANGTIVIPSNVNRDIEAAGIGAGLRTKVNATVGTSTDIVNFDEEVQKAQIAIDHGADCLMELSIGGDLDVIRNRVLDMSPLPVGSVPVYQAAIESIRRDGSVIYMTEDDLFNTIEKQAKDGIDFMAVHSSINIETLTRLKRQGRVTGLVSRGGSFMSGWIVENEKENPLYENFDYVLEIAKEHDVVLSLANGMRAGSIADSTDRAQIQELIILGELIDRSREAGVQCMIEGPGHIPINEIPTNVMIQKKMCSNAPFYMLGPIVCDVAPGYDHIVSAIGAASSAKAGADFICYVTPAEHLALPSPEDVKEGVIATKIGAYAGDLASGQIDGSQDLAMAEARKRLDWEAQYECAMFPEAARAKRDERPPEEEDTCTMCGNYCAVKIVNEWLDQSDSDLIK, encoded by the coding sequence ATGACACAGATTAGTGATGCGAAAAAAGGTATTTTAACCGATGAAATGAAACATGTGGCAGAAATAGAGAATGTTTCAGAAGACTTTATTCTTAAATCCGTTGCAAACGGAACCATTGTAATCCCAAGTAACGTTAACAGAGACATTGAAGCTGCAGGTATCGGTGCAGGACTCAGGACAAAAGTAAACGCAACAGTCGGAACATCCACAGATATCGTTAACTTTGATGAGGAAGTTCAAAAGGCACAGATAGCAATTGACCACGGTGCAGACTGTCTGATGGAGCTGAGTATCGGCGGAGACCTGGACGTTATCAGAAACAGGGTTTTGGACATGTCCCCATTACCTGTAGGATCCGTACCGGTTTATCAGGCAGCAATTGAAAGCATAAGAAGGGACGGTTCCGTCATTTACATGACTGAAGATGACTTGTTCAACACCATCGAAAAGCAGGCAAAAGACGGTATCGACTTTATGGCAGTCCACAGCAGTATCAACATTGAAACCTTAACCAGACTCAAAAGGCAAGGCCGTGTAACAGGACTTGTTTCAAGAGGAGGTTCATTCATGTCCGGATGGATTGTAGAAAACGAAAAGGAAAACCCTTTATACGAAAACTTCGATTATGTCTTGGAAATCGCCAAAGAGCATGACGTAGTGCTTTCACTTGCAAACGGTATGAGGGCAGGATCCATTGCTGACTCAACAGACAGGGCCCAGATACAAGAACTGATCATTTTAGGCGAATTGATTGACAGGTCACGTGAAGCAGGCGTTCAATGTATGATTGAAGGACCTGGACACATCCCAATCAATGAAATCCCAACAAACGTCATGATTCAAAAGAAAATGTGTTCAAACGCACCGTTTTATATGCTCGGACCTATTGTATGTGACGTGGCACCTGGTTACGACCACATCGTATCCGCAATCGGAGCCGCATCATCCGCAAAAGCTGGAGCAGACTTCATCTGTTACGTAACTCCTGCAGAGCATCTGGCTCTTCCTTCACCTGAAGACGTTAAAGAAGGAGTCATTGCAACTAAAATCGGAGCCTACGCAGGTGACCTTGCAAGCGGCCAAATTGACGGTTCACAAGACTTGGCAATGGCTGAAGCAAGAAAAAGATTGGACTGGGAAGCACAATACGAATGCGCAATGTTTCCGGAAGCTGCACGTGCAAAAAGAGATGAAAGACCTCCTGAAGAGGAAGACACATGTACCATGTGCGGTAACTACTGCGCAGTAAAAATCGTTAACGAATGGCTGGACCAATCCGATTCAGACTTAATTAAATAG